The sequence ATTCTGGTTAATTGAATGGCACTGAGTCGAGGGATCACACTGTGATCCCTCGATCTCACTTGTTGTTAACTGTTGTTCTCTTACGGAAATCTCATTCAACTATAGAGATACGCTTGTAGAAATCATTGTACGTTGTTGGGCCGAATCGCAAATTTTTGGACCTTCAGAGGAGCACAATTGAAAGCCTTCATATAGTTtggagttttattttattttatttctgaGGTTCTAGTAACCTATTGGTAATTTTGCACAGTGCTATGAAAATGTTCTTACAATAGGTGCTGAAAATGTGATTTGCCTTAACTGAACGATGGCCATCCTGTAGGTTTAAGGTAGTTGACTGTCTTATTTTTTCTGGGAATTTGGCTCTAATTTCAACTTCTGTGAAAAGTATTTGCAGTTGCTCTTTGGACTTTTGATTTTTTGAACATCTGGCCAGATTGTCAGATTCTACTAGGTTTTTAATATGTTACTTGTCCTTTAACCTTCTTAAAATATACCAAAATCGATATGCAGGGCATGATTTGTGGAACCATGATTCTGTGTTAGCAATTAATCCTGATAAATGTCTCCTGTAGCATGGCCCCAAGATCTCACCGTCTCTCCTCCAGACGCACTCCTCGAAAGTTCATTTTCATTCTGATCTTGATACTTGGACCAATTTGTGTCATTGGAATTTTTACCTACGGTCAGAAGATCTCATATTTTTTCCGCCCGATATGGGACAATCCTCCTCCTCCATTCGAGCACTTACCACATTATTATGCAGAGAATGTTTCTATGGGAAACCTTTGTCATCTCCATGGTTGGTCCTTGAGATCAGAGCCACGCAGAGTTTTTGATGGAATCATATTCAGCAATGAACTGGACATGCTTGAGATTCGGTGGAACGAACTCTATCCATATGTTAATAAATTCGTGATTCTGGAAGCCAATACTACTTTCACAGGTATTCTGAAGCCTCTCTACTTCGCTACAAATCGCAACAGATTTGCTTTTGCCGAAGAAAAAATAGTCCATGGGGTATTCCCGGGTCGGATTGCGTCATACGGGTCACATGAAGACCCATTCAAACTTGAAGCAGAACATCGTATAGCCATGAATGGGCTGCTTCGTCGGGCTGGTATAGCAGTTGGTGACCTACTCATCATATCAGACACCGATGAAATCCCGAGTCCCCATACTGTGAAACTACTGAAATGGTGTGATGGGGCTCCTTCTGTGCTTCATCTTGAAATGAAGAATTATATGTATTCCTTCGAGTTCCCAGTCGACTATAGCAGCTGGCGTGCTACCATCCACATATACAACCAACATACCCAATACCGTCATTCTCGCCAGACTGATGTTATTCTCTCTGATGCTGGGTGGCATTGTAGCTTTTGCTTTCGGTATCTTAGAGAatttgtatttaaaatgacagcataTAGTCATGCAGACAGGGTGAGGCGAaatgaatttttgaaatattcaaGAATTCAGGAACTCATATGCCGGGGAGATGATTTGTTCGATATGTTGCCTGAGGAGTATTCTTTCAAGGACTTGATCAAGAAAATGGGTTCAATTCCCAGGTCGGCTTCAGCAGTTCATATTCCTGCATATTTGATTGAAAATGCCAAGAAGTTCAAGTTCCTACTTCCCGGTGGCTGTTTGCGTTCACAGGGATGAAGTTTGTGTAACTGAGTTCTGCTCTTTGTCGAGGTCTATCGTGTATAGGTACTCGAGTTGAGATCCATTGTCTTTTCACTTTCTTGACTCGATTAAAGGCTTCAATATTTTACGCGATTTTTTGGTGATCTCAATTTTCTTGTATGTATGTGTGAGAGAAAAATATGATATGAACCTGACatggaataatattttttttactcatattgactcataatattttttttactcaaaTTGACTCAACACATTGTCATCCATgcttataaatgaaattatataaGCAACATGTTCCTAGATGAATTATATCACAAGGAATCTCTTAGACAATTCCCTTGTTTTGGAGAGCTTATACAACTGAACTTCTCAATTCAACACATCTGTATTCTGTAGTACCACACtagtcgattttttttttttttttttttttttttttatgaaattgataAATCTACATAGATTTGACTACGTAACATACAATTAAAACTGTGGCTCAGATCATGTTTACCTTTTAACTTACATTGTTTTTAGATAATTATAGCCCGACTCCTTAATTCAATATCTTCTATCCATATTGGATTGTAAGAAATAGTCAAAATCAGTTTATAtggttgatatatatatatatatgtacttatTGTATtctattgattattttaaaaacaaaaatgggagaaacattaaaaaaattaaagtttgtatatatatatatatataaacaaaataataaaataaaggaGTGATGTAGATTATGACAAGTGTGCATGTCCTGTATATATCTTGATTCGGTGCAAAATTGTCCTCACCCGACTCCTCGCCCATATCCAAACTCAGCGTAAACGACACACAACCTTACGCTTCAATGGATGATCATACCAAAGAATCAAAGTTCTATCGCAGTTGACAATTCtgcgatatatatatatatatatatccctttcttaatttttaaaaattattttataaatctgaagtatataagaaaatattagaTTGACCAAAGATTTCATATTAATCAAGATTTTGGGGAAAAACAGAAAGAGAAGCTGACTTGAAAAGTTAAGCTATTATAGTAATAATGTGTATAATTTACTAGatttcataaattttcaaaatttattttataagtcgGTCTAGATAGGGTTCAGGCCCTCTTACCAGTTGAAATTAGATTTTAATGCAatgcctttttttttaaaacatgtacTCGTTAATCATAAGAGCATTGAGATCAAACTTTTACTATTCAATATATAATGAGTAAACTCTTGGTTTAATATATTATCATGTAAATTACGTCAGTCAAGTAAACGATattgaacaaattttatataataagatcaccttaaaaaatatatctatTAGAGAGAGatctattttattattattggtcaaacgattatttatttcattaactTATGTTCgtataattttatcattttaatagtGATATTAACACTATGGCGGTTTCTATTTAAAAATGGGAAGGAAAGTGTGACGTTTTTATTTAGAGAtaaatttgaatgttgaatagtTCAACTCGCAAATTGCAATTATTGTGGTCACCCTAACCTATGTAATGTAATAACTACACGATGATATCAACCAGCCCGTAGCGCTGTAAATAGCGACTCCACTTATACTGCAACTATCATCGAACAATATTGTTCAAAGGCTACCCGTAGATTCATAGATTTGATCGCTATATAGCCCCTACCCAAGTCGGAATTCAACCTGTTTCAGCCAGATATCTTGAATCCAGGGGCGACTTTAGAACACACCAGAGAGAATGGCGTTCAATTGGACGGCTGTTTTTGCAATTTTTCTGGCGGCGGAGCTGGTGGGGTACGCGGCCGCAGCCACCTATGTCGTCGGTGACGGCTTCGGATGGGGTATTCCGCAGGACGGCGGCACGACGTATGCCAACTATGCTTCTCAGCATGTTTTTACAGTTGGGGACGTTCTTGGTAATGTGTGTGTATTATTTAATTACGTGAAAGAATTTATTGAAATTTCAGGGTtgggtttgatttttttttttttttttttttttttttttttttttttttttttttttttttttttttttttttttttttttttttttttttttttttttttttttttttttttttttttttttttttttttttttttttttttttttttttttttttttttttttttttttttttttttttttttttttttttttttttttttttttttttttttttttttttttttttttttttttttttttttttttttttttttttttttttttttttttttttttttttttttttttttttttttttttttttttttttttttttttttttttttttttttttttttttttttttttttttttttttttttttttttttttttttttttttttttttttttttttttttttttttttttttttttttttttttttttttttttttttttttttttttttttttttttttttttttttttttttttttttttttttttttttttttttttttttttttttttttttttttttttttttttttttttttttttttttttttttttttttttttttttttttttttttttttttttttttttttttttttttttttttttttttttttttttttttttttttttttttttttttttttttttttttttttttttttttttttttttttttt comes from Primulina huaijiensis isolate GDHJ02 chromosome 2, ASM1229523v2, whole genome shotgun sequence and encodes:
- the LOC140971363 gene encoding uncharacterized protein — translated: MAPRSHRLSSRRTPRKFIFILILILGPICVIGIFTYGQKISYFFRPIWDNPPPPFEHLPHYYAENVSMGNLCHLHGWSLRSEPRRVFDGIIFSNELDMLEIRWNELYPYVNKFVILEANTTFTGILKPLYFATNRNRFAFAEEKIVHGVFPGRIASYGSHEDPFKLEAEHRIAMNGLLRRAGIAVGDLLIISDTDEIPSPHTVKLLKWCDGAPSVLHLEMKNYMYSFEFPVDYSSWRATIHIYNQHTQYRHSRQTDVILSDAGWHCSFCFRYLREFVFKMTAYSHADRVRRNEFLKYSRIQELICRGDDLFDMLPEEYSFKDLIKKMGSIPRSASAVHIPAYLIENAKKFKFLLPGGCLRSQG